A window from Amblyomma americanum isolate KBUSLIRL-KWMA chromosome 7, ASM5285725v1, whole genome shotgun sequence encodes these proteins:
- the LOC144096983 gene encoding uncharacterized protein LOC144096983 — protein MAPPLLETIKRLYRENVVTAVIGNVHSERVYVHRGLRQGYPLSPLLYLLYVAGLEKALLQANLGFGLKYSTTGIDNSSRLPGLAFADDLVIMGENTEDVQKMLDICAAELRSLGLKFNQRKCRVVQLAGEANDQLSLTLNEETLTVDRSYKYLGINLCAETDMFRLHEAKVRQSALRAQCILRRRCLWGCHQYTMVRDLWKLAHVPGLTFANAVVCLPSATRNWLERRQTEVGRTAVGCHGRVANAAIQGDLGWSSFEAREACSKLEYRGRLQFMSHNRWARRVFEYLAATCLRTTWVKRLHKLEGKYGLFQTPISAESATAWKQEARRRVQEKENRQWLQALAEKPTLAVYRECKNSIGPEKIFDNGLGSALLFEARAGALRTLVYRRRFDATPEAQAAICRSCGDAEETIEHLVMSCQRLHPMPTEGTTFPQALGFHCPAVDDEGDSSKVKSEGVLRTKRRLTLWWSTVFKSAKPKSRK, from the coding sequence ATGGCACCACCACTTCTCGAGACGATAAAGAGGCTGTACAGGGAAAACGTAGTCACAGCCGTTATTGGCAATGTGCATTCGGAACGGGTCTACGTACACAGAGGGCTTCGGCAAGGATATCCATTGTCTCCCCTCCTCTACCTCCTGTATGTGGCCGGACTGGAAAAGGCACTCCTGCAGGCAAACCTGGGATTCGGCCTTAAGTACAGCACCACAGGAATTGACAACTCCAGTCGACTGCCGGGTCTTGCCTTTGCTGATGATTTGGTAATCATGGGAGAAAACACAGAGGATGTGCAAAAAATGCTAGACATTTGTGCCGCTGAGCTGCGAAGCCTTGGCCTCAAGTTCAACCAGCGAAAATGCAGGGTTGTTCAGCTGGCAGGCGAGGCGAATGATCAGCTATCGCTGACGTTGAATGAAGAGACCCTGACAGTCGACAGATCGTATAAAtacctgggcataaatttgtgtgctgagactgacatgttcagactgcacgaggccaaggtccgtcaatctgcacttcgagcgcaatgcatcctccgacgtcggtgcctgtgggggtgccaccagtacaccatggtccgcgacctctggaagctcgcgcacgtgccaggactcacattcgccaacgcggtggtctgcctcccatcagccaccagaaattggttagagcgcagacaaacagaggtcggccgcactgcagtcggatgtcatggacgggtggccaatgcagccattcaaggcgacctgggatggtctagttttgaggcaagagaggcatgcagcaagctggagtACCGCGGTCGACTGCAATTCATGAGCCACaaccgatgggcaaggcgggtctttgaatacctcgctgcgacatgcctacgcactacatgggtgaagcgcctccacaagttagaaggcaagtatggacttttccagacacccataagtgccgaatcggcaacggcatggaaacaggaggcaaggagacgggtccaggaaaaagagaatcgccaatggctgcaggcgctcgcggaaaaaccgacactggcagtgtaccgcgagtgcaaaaacagcatcggacctgaaaagatttttgacaacggcctgggtagcgcattgctgtttgaggcccgtgccggagcgctgcgaacactggtgtaccgccgtcgcttcgacgcaacaccagaagcacaggcagcaatatgccgatcgtgtggcgacgcggaggaaaccatcgagcacctggtgatgtcgtgccagagactacatccgatgccgacagagggcaccacattcccacaggcgctcgggtttcactgtcctgcagtggacgacgaaggagacagctccaaggtcaagagcgagggggtgctgcgaaccaagcgtcgactaactctttggtggagcacGGTGTTTAAAAGCGCCAAACCGAagagtcggaagtga
- the LOC144098645 gene encoding sodium- and chloride-dependent GABA transporter 1-like, protein MEKKTSGSNVFTLAFLGRNSCREKASPFTAPQAVPICREAEDNEESSCTTSGLGSQQDLAGLPSRGKWAGKADFIFGCISYAVGLGNVWRFPYLCYENGGGAFLIPYFICLITTAIPMFYLEVAMGQYLSRGGIGIWGIVPMFKGIGIASLTIVTLSNIYYMVIVAWILFYLISSFTEVLPWKHCGNHWNTENCWEYNDTHPMPHNGSVTPIVEFWENHVLGISSGLHEMGNMRLELALYLFLSWFIVYIVIWRGLHQSGKIVWVTAIFPYICLFVLLVRGVTLQGSVDGLLFYVTPDWSQLLKPKVWIAAGTQVFYTFGIGVGSVVTLGSYNKFHQNFFRDSAIVCSINPLTSLLAGTVIFSVLGHMAFVADKSVGDVVKSGPGLAFLVYPEVVTRMPASTVWSILFFVMLLCLGINSQFCPSEAIVAGIIDQWPQLVTRRKLITFFMVVFQFLLGLPMVTQGGMYLLQLMDNYAVTGITLLFIVFFQAVALSWIYGTSNISDNIKEMLGRRPSALFRLSWSIFVPAVCVAIFLFSVIKYQPIVYAKTYAYPWWGEMLGWFMALASMVMIPGYMIYFLITTPGSLRQRIITGVSPQLAGHDEKEEKEYTFSNRALQA, encoded by the exons ATGGAAAAGAAGACGTCGGGGTCGAACGTTTTTACCCTGGCGTTCCTGGGCCGAAATTCGTGCCGGGAAAAGGCATCCCCTTTCACGGCACCACAGGCGGTGCCCATCTGCAGAGAG GCCGAGGACAACGAGGAATCTTCGTGCACCACCAGCGGGCTGGGCAGCCAGCAGGACCTCGCCGGCCTCCCGAGCAGGGGCAAGTGGGCGGGCAAGGCGGACTTCATCTTCGGCTGCATCAGCTACGCCGTGGGCCTGGGCAATGTCTGGCGGTTTCCCTACCTCTGCTACGAAAACGGAGGCG GTGCATTCCTCATCCCCTACTTCATCTGCCTCATCACTACAGCGATTCCTATGTTCTACTTGGAAGTCGCCATGGGCCAGTACTTGAGTCGTGGAGGCATAGGGATATGGGGCATAGTGCCAATGTTCAAAG GCATCGGCATCGCATCACTGACCATTGTGACACTTTCCAATATCTACTACATGGTGATCGTGGCATGGATCCTGTTCTACCTAATCTCGTCGTTCACTGAAGTTCTACCCTGGAAGCACTGCGGCAACCACTGGAACACTGAAAATTGCTGGGAGTACAATGATACGCACCCCATGCCACACAATGGATCTGTCACACCTATTGTAGAGTTCTGGGA GAACCATGTTCTCGGCATTTCTTCCGGATTGCATGAAATGGGAAATATGCGTTTGGAACTGGCATTGTACTTGTTCCTGTCATGGTTCATTGTGTACATTGTCATTTGGAGAGGTCTCCATCAAAGTGGCAAG ATCGTCTGGGTGACAGCCATATTCCCATACATTTGTCTCTTCGTGCTGCTTGTGAGAGGCGTCACACTGCAGGGTTCAGTCGACGGCCTGTTGTTTTACGTTACCCCTGACTGGAGCCAACTGCTCAAGCCAAAG GTATGGATTGCTGCAGGCACTCAGGTGTTCTATACTTTTGGGATTGGCGTTGGCTCTGTGGTGACACTAGGTAGCTACAACAAGTTTCATCAGAATTTCTTCAG GGACTCCGCAATTGTTTGTTCCATCAATCCACTGACAAGTCTTCTAGCGGGGACAGTTATATTCTCAGTGCTCGGTCACATGGCTTTTGTAGCTGATAAATCAGTAGGCGATGTTGTGAAGTCAG GACCAGGCTTGGCCTTTCTTGTGTACCCTGAAGTTGTGACACGGATGCCAGCTTCGACGGTGTGGTCTATACTGTTTTTCGTCATGCTGCTCTGTCTGGGAATAAACAGCCAG TTCTGTCCCTCTGAAGCGATAGTCGCTGGCATAATCGACCAATGGCCGCAACTGGTCACTCGGAGAAAGCTTATCACATTCTTCATGGTCGTGTTCCAGTTTCTGCTTGGGCTTCCAATGGTCACTCAG GGTGGGATGTACCTTTTGCAACTGATGGACAACTATGCTGTCACTGGCATCACGTTGCTGTTTATCGTATTCTTCCAGGCAGTTGCACTGTCCTGGATATACG GAACAAGCAACATCTCTGACAACATCAAAGAAATGCTCGGTCGTCGCCCAAGCGCCTTGTTCCGGCTCAGCTGGTCGATCTTTGTACCAGCTGTGTGTGTG GCCATATTCCTGTTCTCTGTGATCAAGTACCAGCCGATTGTATATGCCAAGACGTACGCATACCCGTGGTGGGGTGAGATGCTGGGCTGGTTCATGGCGCTCGCCTCCATGGTTATGATTCCTGGATACATGATATACTTCCTTATCACCACTCCCGGTTCTCTACGACAG AGGATCATAACGGGCGTTTCTCCACAGTTAGCAGGACACGATGAGAAGGAGGAGAAGGAGTACACATTTAGCAACAGAGCCCTACAAGCATAG